A part of Melittangium boletus DSM 14713 genomic DNA contains:
- a CDS encoding ketopantoate reductase family protein translates to MTNEQPRVLLVGAGAVGQVFAHYLRSAGCAVTFLVKEKHAAQARAGFTLYELGVRQRTPAPTPLSGFGVLVSEREVQKERWDQVWLCVSSTALRSGEGLKKLAASTGDATWVMLQPALDDREWLLQWIPAERLVTGMIPFLAFHAPLTPEDALKGPGTAFWMPPLSRGLFSGPSERLWPLLRTLRAGGFPVKEDADVTRAASIPSAMLCAAVLGLEAVGWSFERLLRPESLERTLGAAREAARIAEWATGASPASLLPLLRPVLIKASLALATRVAPVDLETFLRVHFTKVGEQTRLMLRTYLAMGQSAGLDTPHLQALAPPDLAAKK, encoded by the coding sequence ATGACGAATGAGCAACCTCGAGTCTTGCTGGTGGGCGCGGGCGCCGTGGGACAGGTGTTCGCGCACTACCTGCGCTCGGCCGGCTGCGCCGTGACCTTCCTGGTGAAGGAGAAGCACGCAGCCCAGGCCCGGGCGGGCTTCACCCTGTACGAGCTCGGCGTGCGCCAGCGCACCCCCGCCCCCACCCCGCTGTCCGGCTTCGGCGTCCTCGTGTCGGAGCGGGAGGTCCAGAAGGAGCGCTGGGATCAGGTCTGGCTGTGCGTCTCGTCCACGGCCCTGCGCTCGGGCGAGGGGCTGAAGAAGTTGGCCGCGAGCACCGGGGACGCCACCTGGGTGATGCTCCAGCCCGCGCTCGATGACCGGGAGTGGCTGCTGCAATGGATTCCCGCCGAGCGGCTCGTGACCGGGATGATTCCCTTCCTCGCCTTCCACGCGCCCCTGACGCCCGAGGATGCCCTGAAGGGGCCGGGCACCGCTTTCTGGATGCCGCCCCTGTCCCGAGGCTTGTTCAGCGGGCCCTCGGAGCGGCTGTGGCCCCTCCTCCGGACCCTGCGCGCGGGAGGCTTTCCCGTGAAGGAGGACGCGGACGTGACGCGCGCCGCGTCGATTCCCTCCGCGATGCTGTGCGCCGCGGTGCTCGGCCTGGAAGCGGTGGGGTGGAGCTTCGAGCGCCTGCTACGGCCCGAGTCCCTGGAGCGGACGCTGGGAGCCGCGCGCGAGGCGGCGCGGATCGCCGAGTGGGCCACGGGGGCCAGTCCCGCCTCCCTGCTGCCACTCTTGCGGCCCGTCCTGATCAAGGCCTCGCTGGCCCTCGCCACCCGCGTCGCGCCGGTCGACCTGGAGACCTTCCTGCGGGTCCACTTCACCAAGGTGGGCGAGCAGACCCGGTTGATGCTGCGCACCTACCTGGCCATGGGCCAGAGCGCGGGCCTGGACACCCCTCACCTCCAGGCACTGGCGCCCCCGGACCTGGCCGCCAAGAAGTGA